The Malus domestica chromosome 13, GDT2T_hap1 genome includes a window with the following:
- the LOC139190782 gene encoding uncharacterized protein yields the protein MSSGATKRDPAWEHGDPIDGNKHGTICKYCGRVMKSGGVTRLKYHLSGLDPAKNVQRCDNVPPEVKAFISTLLKNKKQQKEKITQGMENIRAGLRGEVIGQAVDSDDDDDEDECDDDMGPEERRSLKQALRASKQSAWEREHLHKIPNRGQGSGTSGGAQMRRGGSLRESQPTPPIAPSLYKSSNARQKSVWSYFKGGNVKEGMGRLISKFFIYENVPAAKASSHHFKNMVVGCQQAGVGAQPPTPYEIRNKYLDMEYKDIGEYVNKLRSKWETNGCTIMCDGWTGPTRLSIINFMVYSKGKTIFLKSVDASDHIKNYKYIYKLLRDVIMEVGEHNVVQVVTDNGSAFVKAGKKLMKHHNVFWTSCAAHCIDLMFEAMGKRENVATVVKRARTITNYIYNHGWLLAKMREFCRGEIIRPATTRFATNYIALNSLLKKKAGLKQLFTSDDWANHNFSRSNTGRMVESIVLDHAFWTQTEHVCQVFEPLYKVLQIVDTEVYPTMGAVYELMRVVKDELERKHGARWVIKIIEDRWYKTLYHDLHAAAYYLNPRYQYRPGVGDDGDLIRAVHNVYSKLDPASPAVGQFGNELTWFKDARRTFGEPTSVAARTNMSPTEWWIMYGTDAPTVRKLAIKVLSQTASSSACERNWSTFALIHTKQRNKLAHSSLEKLVYCYYNMKLQIRDKEAEIDHVDRGDPLDVFDIVGEDDDTEGNQLFQWIRPLHLDDDEGNPAPRVAEEARNEGINVERVLEEEVGSSSSDYFEELLYPRPSNTGIPPSSNPTQPQHRADTNDSSSGHEFFLQWNKCPLTMSTSQQQIPTGTESMPPKFDIRENPNPKLHSPPKKDTDRNI from the exons atgtctagtggagctactaaacgtgatccagcttgggaacatggagacccaatagacggaaacaaacatggcacaatttgcaaatattgtggtcgggtaatgaagagtggtggagtgacacgacttaagtaccatcttagtggattagatccagcaaaaaatgtccaacgatgcgataatgtccccccagaagtgaaggcattcatcagcacattattaaaaaataaaaaacagcagaaggaaaagataacacaaggaatggaaaatattcgagctgggctacgaggagaagtcattggccaagcggttgacagtgatgatgatgacgatgaggacgaatgtgatgatgacatgggacctgaagaacgacgcagtttgaaacaagcattacgtgcctccaaacagtcagcatgggaaagagaacaccttcataaaattcctaataggggacaaggttccgggacaagtggtggtgcacaaatgagacggggaggcagtcttagagaatcacaaccaacaccaccaatagccccaagtttatataagtcatccaacgcacgtcaaaagagtgtttggagttatttcaagggaggtaatgtgaaggagggaatggggcgtctaattagcaagttctttatctatgaaaatgtccctgctgcgaaggcatcatcacatcatttcaaaaatatggtagtgggatgtcaacaggccggtgttggagcacaacctcccactccctatgagataagaaacaaatatttggatatggagtataaagacattggcgagtatgttaacaagttgaggtcaaagtgggaaactaatggttgcacaatcatgtgtgacggatggaccggcccgaccagattatctatcatcaacttcatggtatactctaagggaaagacaatttttttgaagtctgttgatgcttcagaccatataaagaattacaagtatatttacaaattattgagggatgtaatcatggaggtgggagagcataatgttgtccaagtcgtgaccgacaacggttctgcatttgtcaaagctggaaaaaagttaatgaagcatcataatgtgttttggacatcatgtgcagcacattgtattgatctcatgtttgaggcaatggggaagagagagaatgttgctactgtggtcaaaagagctagaacgatcacaaattatatttacaatcacggttggttgttggcaaagatgcgtgaattttgcagaggagaaattattcgtccagctaccactcgattcgccaccaactatattgcattaaacagcctactcaagaagaaagcagggttgaagcaactattcactagtgacgattgggccaaccacaatttcagccgctcaaatacaggtcgtatggtggaaagtatagtgcttgatcatgctttttggactcaaacagaacatgtgtgtcaagtgtttgaacctctttacaaagttttacagatcgttgacacagaagtgtatcctactatgggggcagtatatgagttgatgcgtgtagtgaaggatgaattggaaagaaaacatggtgcaaggtgggtcataaaaataattgaagaccgatggtataaaacattataccacgatttgcatgcagcag catattatttgaatccccgataccaatacagacccggtgttggagatgatggtgaccttatacgtgctgtacataatgtatactctaaattagaccctgcatcaccagcagttggccaatttggaaatgag ctaacatggtttaaagatgcaagaagaacatttggagaaccaacatcagttgctgctcgaacaaatatgtctccta ctgaatggtggatcatgtatgggaccgatgcaccaactgtgagaaagttagcaataaaagtattatcacaaacagcttcctcatctgcttgtgaaagaaattggagcacatttgcactcatacacacaaagcaaagaaataagttggctcatagtagcttggaaaaattagtttattgctactacaacatgaagcttcaaattcgagataaggaagcagaaatcgatcatgtcgaccgtggtgacccactagatgtgtttgatattgttggtgaagatgatgatacggagggtaaccaactttttcaatggattagacctcttcatttagatgatgatgaaggcaacccagctcccagagttgctgaagaagcacgtaatgaagggataaatgtagaaagagtattagaggaggaggtgggatctagcagctcTGACTATTTCGAAGAACTTTTGTACCCAAGACCAagcaacactggaattccaccttcttccaatcctacacaaccacaacatcgtgctgatactaatgatagctcta GCGGCCATGAATTCTTTCTACAATGGAACAAATGCCCACTGACCATGTCGACTTCTCAGCAGCAGATACCAACTGGTACTGAATCAATGCCTCCCAAGTTTGATATAAGGgaaaacccaaacccaaagcTTCATTCACCTCCAAAGAAGGACACCGATCGGAATATTTGA
- the LOC139190550 gene encoding uncharacterized protein: protein MDLDGLPDGDEMPSSDDVNEAKKIRGRGPTMLDYNVVSKAKQIGVQFNDKGQHFGAGSASLSSSAGILARQLIPVTYASWDEVPRILNDKLWAAVKLQCNKKSAPEANNSSRHSSKASSQIQCDRRSAREADDASRQASKASSQRSSPNIERDSIKRKEGSKATSQLQPVGILRGSSCKLLNWLRNG from the exons atggatttggatggtttGCCAGATGGTGACGAGATGCCCTCAAGTGATGATGTGAATGAAGCAAAAAAGATAAGGGGAAGAGGTCCAACAATGTTGGATTATAATGTTGTGTCAAAGGCCAAACAAATTGGTGTTCAATTCAATGACAAAGGACAACATTTTGGTGCTGGATCAGCGAGTTTGAGTTCTTCGGCAGGGATCCTTGCAAGACAACTAATACCAGTAACTTACGCAAGTTGGGATGAGGTTCCTAGAATTTTGAACGATAAATTATGGGCTGCTGTGAAG TTACAATGTAATAAGAAAAGTGCACCAGAGGCTAACAATAGTTCTAGACACTCTTCAAAAGCTAGTTCTCAG aTACAATGTGATAGAAGAAGTGCACGAGAAGCTGACGATGCTTCTAGACAAGCTTCCAAAGCTAGTTCCCAG AGAAGTAGTCCAAACATAGAAAGAGACAGCATTAAGAGAAAAGAAGGTTCTAAAGCCACTTCTCAG TTACAACCTGTTGGTATTTTACGAGGGTCTTCATGCAAGTTACTAAATTGGCTCAGAAATGGATAA
- the LOC103430737 gene encoding potassium transporter 5-like, with translation MGENSETTDEPRISMRRVDSLNLEAGKVSMPNHHGSNMSWKTTIGLAFQSIGIVYGDIGTSPLYVFSSTFPNGIDHKDDILGVLSLIIYTILLVPLVKYVLIVLWANDNGEGGTFALYSLICRYAKVSLIPNTQPEDRELSNYKLEISSELKRSQAIKKKLENSKYAKYTLFFITIMGTSMVIGDGVLTPCISVLSAVSGIKSLGANAVVGISVAILIVLFAVQQFGTDKVGFSFAPIILLWFAFISGIGLYNLIVYDVTVLRAFNPAYFIYYFHRNGKKAWISLGGVVLCITGTEAMFADLGHFSVRAIQLSFTCCTFPAILFAYFGQAAFLTKFPDKVSDTFYASIPHAIYWPTFVVAVLAAIIASQALITGTFSIISQSLSMGSFPRVKIVHTSAKNEGQVYIPEINYILMIFCVIITVAFKTTEKIGNAYGIAVVSVMLITTCMLTLIMLVIWKTSIFLIAIFFVVFILIEGVYFSSVLFKFIEGGYLPLCFAAFLMMIMTIWHYVHKQSYIYELNNKVSSEYMKKLASNPDIKRVPGIGLLYSELVQGMPPIFAHLVANIPSVHSVVVVVTIKPLPVSKVLLEERFLFRQLEPRGYRIFRCVVRNGYNDIVEDPVEFEKQLVENLKDFIRNQQMLDEDQAATDSQNTRATADEEIEFVQEAMDKSTVYLMGETQVVAGEKSSWFKKIVVNYVYDFLKKNFRQADSLMAIPKTRLVRVGMTYEI, from the exons atgGGAGAGAATTCGGAGACTACCGATGAACCGAGGATATCGATGCGTCGGGTAGACTCACTCAATTTGGAGGCTGGAAAAGTTTCCATGCCTAATCATCATGGCTCAAAC ATGAGTTGGAAGACAACGATCGGTTTAGCATTCCAGAGCATAGGGATAGTGTATGGGGACATCGGGACATCTCCGCTCTATGTATTCTCAAGCACTTTTCCTAATGGTATTGACCACAAGGATGACATTCTGGGGGTGTTGTCTCTCATCATCTATACCATATTGCTCGTACCCTTGGTTAAGTATGTCTTAATCGTCTTGTGGGCTAATGATAATGGTGAAG GGGGAACATTTGCGTTGTATTCGTTGATATGCCGGTATGCGAAGGTGAGCTTAATTCCAAATACGCAGCCAGAAGACAGAGAGCTATCCAACTACAAACTTGAAATTTCATCGGAGTTAAAAAGGTCCCAAGCGATAAAAAAGAAGCTTGAGAATAGTAAATATGCTAAATACACACTTTTCTTTATCACCATTATGGGAACTTCCATGGTGATTGGAGATGGGGTTCTTACTCCATGCATTTCAG TTCTTTCTGCAGTGAGCGGGATCAAGTCACTAGGCGCAA ATGCTGTTGTGGGGATTTCGGTAGCAATCTTGATCGTTCTCTTCGCTGTTCAACAATTTGGGACTGATAAAGTGGGCTTCAGCTTTGCTCCTATTATCTTGTTGTGGTTCGCCTTCATCAGTGGCATCGGTCTTTACAACTTAATCGTATATGACGTTACTGTCTTACGTGCTTTCAATCCAGCTTACTTCATTTACTACTTCCATAGAAATGGAAAAAAGGCATGGATTTCCCTTGGGGGAGTAGTGCTCTGCATTACTG GGACCGAGGCCATGTTTGCTGATCTGGGTCACTTCAGTGTTCGAGCAATCCAA CTTAGTTTCACTTGCTGCACATTTCCGGCAATACTTTTTGCATATTTTGGGCAAGCAGCATTTCTCACCAAGTTCCCGGACAAAGTGTCAGATACCTTCTACGCTTCAATTCCAC ACGCTATCTACTGGCCCACATTTGTGGTGGCCGTTTTAGCTGCCATTATTGCCAGTCAAGCTCTGATAACGGGGACATTTTCAATTATCTCCCAGTCCCTAAGTATGGGTTCTTTCCCTCGAGTAAAGATTGTTCACACCTCAGCAAAGAACGAGGGCCAAGTCTACATACCCGAGATTAACTACATACTTATGATTTTTTGTGTTATCATAACTGTGGCCTTCAAGACCACAGAGAAAATTGGCAATGCATATGGAATTGCGGTGGTTAGTGTGATGCTGATCACAACATGCATGCTCACTTTAATCATGCTAGTCATATGGAAGACAAGCATATTCTTGATTGCTATTTTCTTCGTGGTGTTCATTTTGATCGAAGGGGTTTATTTTTCTTCGGTTCTATTCAAGTTCATCGAAGGTGGTTACCTTCCGTTGTGCTTCGCCGCATTCCTAATGATGATTATGACGATCTGGCATTATGTGCACAAACAAAGTTACATTTATGAGCTCAACAACAAGGTGTCTAGTGAGTACATGAAGAAACTGGCCTCTAACCCTGACATTAAGCGCGTCCCAGGAATAGGGCTTTTGTATTCAGAACTTGTTCAAGGAATGCCTCCTATATTTGCTCATTTAGTTGCCAATATACCCTCAGTGCATTCAGTTGTGGTTGTTGTGACGATTAAGCCCCTACCGGTGAGCAAAGTGTTGTTGGAGGAGAGGTTTTTGTTTCGACAGTTGGAGCCCAGAGGGTACAGGATCTTCCGCTGTGTGGTGCGCAACGGTTACAACGATATAGTTGAGGATCCTGTGGAGTTTGAGAAGCAGCTGGTTGAGAATTTGAAAGATTTCATTCGCAATCAACAGATGTTAGATGAAGATCAAGCTGCAACGGATAGCCAGAACACTCGGGCAACGGCCGACGAGGAAATTGAGTTTGTGCAAGAGGCAATGGACAAAAGTACTGTGTATCTGATGGGAGAGACACAAGTGGTGGCAGGAGAGAAATCTTCCTGGTTCAAAAAGATTGTTGTCAACTACGTGTACGATTTCTTGAAGAAAAACTTTAGGCAAGCTGATAGCTTGATGGCAATTCCAAAGACCAGGCTTGTTAGGGTTGGAATGACCTATGAGATATAA